One genomic segment of Rivularia sp. PCC 7116 includes these proteins:
- a CDS encoding alr0857 family protein, with amino-acid sequence MLKLTYTENSFYLELLTQSVEEWIQARVILTLRIGQSLCVEPSTASFLLPADLPGLGKLQTELKQDNNREVIELYACDREFLEVSLRGYWLSVSSQNMSGGFVTSMSDNTECFLHKLWLEARKNASVAIE; translated from the coding sequence ATGCTAAAACTTACTTATACAGAAAACAGTTTTTACCTAGAGCTTTTAACTCAGTCCGTAGAAGAATGGATACAAGCCCGAGTAATATTAACTTTACGAATCGGACAAAGCTTGTGCGTTGAACCCAGTACTGCATCTTTTTTGCTCCCTGCTGATTTACCGGGTTTAGGAAAACTACAGACTGAACTTAAACAAGATAATAACCGCGAAGTTATAGAGTTATATGCTTGCGATAGAGAGTTTTTAGAAGTTTCTCTAAGAGGTTATTGGCTGTCAGTTAGCTCTCAAAATATGAGCGGTGGTTTCGTTACGTCCATGAGCGACAACACAGAATGCTTCTTACACAAACTTTGGTTGGAAGCTCGTAAAAATGCTTCTGTTGCTATTGAGTAA
- a CDS encoding translation elongation factor Ts: MNQPFIRNPKLTVNEQLKQTISVVGENIRVRRFVRFVLGEKID, encoded by the coding sequence ATGAATCAGCCTTTTATTCGCAATCCTAAGTTGACTGTGAACGAACAACTTAAACAAACCATTTCTGTGGTTGGTGAAAATATTCGAGTTCGTCGGTTTGTGAGGTTTGTTTTGGGAGAAAAGATTGATTAA
- a CDS encoding RNA ligase family protein — translation MTEKIHGTNFTVLVDADSTVKIGSHNYFWKDNETNKNLVYIRAYHESEALQKLPADTQVFGEIYGVQDIKYSLKNGKIGVALFAVRRGKDFLNYQDFVAFCQEFDLPTAPLLYSGAYSREIVSKFNNKDSALSPDCMMEGVVIQPAIERTHPLFGRVTLKLISDRYLLRKGGSELH, via the coding sequence ATTACCGAGAAAATACACGGAACTAACTTTACTGTTTTAGTAGACGCTGATTCTACAGTAAAAATTGGCAGCCACAACTACTTTTGGAAAGATAACGAAACTAACAAAAACCTTGTTTACATTCGCGCTTATCACGAAAGCGAAGCTTTACAAAAACTTCCAGCAGATACTCAAGTTTTTGGAGAAATCTATGGCGTACAGGATATTAAATACAGTTTAAAAAACGGTAAAATCGGTGTTGCTTTATTTGCTGTACGTCGCGGTAAAGATTTTCTTAATTACCAAGATTTTGTTGCTTTCTGCCAAGAGTTTGATTTACCAACAGCACCACTACTTTACTCTGGTGCTTACAGTAGAGAAATTGTTTCTAAATTCAATAATAAAGATAGCGCACTTTCCCCAGATTGCATGATGGAAGGTGTAGTTATTCAACCGGCAATAGAAAGAACTCATCCACTTTTCGGAAGAGTAACTTTGAAATTAATTAGTGATAGATATTTGCTTCGTAAAGGCGGAAGCGAACTGCATTAA
- a CDS encoding HNH endonuclease: protein MSITQVLEKSVVVFSQNYLPLCRVNIKRAVVLLVTQKAEPLDITTESGWYISSPNLIVYVPKHIRLKIASRERAWKLPPVNRRGILRRDRNSCQYCGSNKNLTLDHVMPRSRGGRHTWENVVAACFNCNSCKSNRTPKEAGMPLRTKPKAPVHPTISFAEQFWKGVVQANLD, encoded by the coding sequence ATGAGCATAACGCAAGTACTAGAAAAATCCGTGGTCGTATTTTCACAAAATTACTTACCGCTATGTCGAGTCAACATTAAGCGGGCGGTCGTACTTTTAGTGACCCAAAAGGCAGAACCATTGGATATTACCACGGAAAGTGGTTGGTATATCAGCTCGCCTAACTTGATAGTCTACGTTCCGAAGCATATCCGTTTAAAGATTGCTTCTCGCGAGCGAGCATGGAAATTACCTCCCGTCAATAGACGCGGAATTTTACGTCGCGATCGCAATAGTTGCCAATACTGCGGTAGCAACAAAAATTTAACTCTCGATCACGTGATGCCCCGTTCTCGTGGTGGTCGTCATACCTGGGAAAACGTTGTTGCTGCTTGTTTTAATTGTAACTCTTGCAAAAGCAACCGTACCCCTAAAGAAGCTGGAATGCCACTTCGTACAAAACCTAAAGCACCCGTTCATCCGACTATTTCTTTTGCAGAACAGTTTTGGAAGGGTGTTGTGCAAGCCAACCTGGATTAA
- a CDS encoding VWA domain-containing protein — protein MNTAEKDLRLELINTLLTTPHRELEKVAEFHKIIIELDPLFYGHLAVWYQQNGDVRDHKEVFVGHLLTSNIEEHRDAGFVMLQEFPPYQVARIVDFMKQQRGKVPRSTRTAVTRYLKAREINPQFFDRAALRGRKAMKHLYATLHIKPGQRADAVLFKGTPPEDSLAYMLKQIAKAETPAEQAALIVEHNIPYTIAIGAVKQLTPTVLVALINSMSPQEVINNLKSLQARGAMEHPEVKALIDGKLEEGAVSKRVSAFKATVANDAAKLDATTAAKLEKVANEQVKKRGKIRKSTALLVDKSGSMDKAIEIGKRLAAMISGITQADLFVYAFDNMPYPVKAEGSELSDWERAFKMIKAGGGTSCGCAVEAMRLRKQVVEQFIMVTDEGENSAPYFAEAYSKYSKDLGVTPEVIIVRVGYASNWVEAQLKQKQVQVDTFTFNGDYYSLPNLVPLLSRPSRLELLMEIMETALPIRDDK, from the coding sequence ATGAATACAGCAGAAAAAGATTTACGTTTAGAATTAATTAATACCTTACTAACCACTCCTCACCGCGAGTTAGAAAAGGTAGCAGAATTTCACAAAATAATTATTGAACTTGACCCGCTTTTTTACGGACATTTGGCTGTATGGTATCAGCAAAATGGTGATGTCCGCGACCATAAGGAAGTTTTTGTGGGACATTTGTTAACTAGCAATATTGAAGAACATCGGGATGCTGGTTTTGTAATGTTACAGGAATTCCCTCCTTATCAAGTTGCTCGGATTGTGGACTTTATGAAGCAGCAACGTGGTAAAGTTCCGCGTTCAACACGTACTGCTGTGACTCGTTATTTGAAAGCACGGGAGATAAACCCACAATTTTTTGACCGTGCGGCTTTACGGGGACGTAAAGCGATGAAGCATTTGTATGCGACATTGCACATCAAACCAGGTCAGCGTGCGGATGCTGTGCTGTTTAAAGGGACACCACCCGAAGACAGTCTTGCTTATATGTTGAAGCAAATAGCGAAGGCTGAAACTCCAGCGGAACAAGCAGCTTTGATTGTTGAGCATAATATTCCCTACACTATCGCTATTGGAGCGGTGAAGCAATTAACACCGACTGTATTAGTGGCTTTAATTAACTCCATGTCACCGCAAGAGGTTATTAACAACCTGAAATCATTGCAAGCTCGGGGTGCGATGGAACACCCAGAAGTAAAAGCTTTGATTGATGGGAAGTTAGAGGAAGGTGCAGTAAGTAAGCGAGTATCTGCATTCAAAGCGACTGTTGCTAACGATGCAGCTAAATTAGATGCTACAACTGCTGCAAAGCTTGAAAAAGTCGCCAACGAGCAAGTTAAGAAACGCGGAAAAATTCGTAAATCAACAGCTTTACTGGTTGATAAATCTGGTTCGATGGATAAAGCGATTGAAATCGGTAAGCGTTTAGCTGCGATGATTTCGGGTATTACTCAAGCTGATTTATTTGTCTACGCTTTTGATAATATGCCTTATCCGGTGAAAGCAGAAGGAAGCGAGTTGAGTGATTGGGAACGCGCTTTCAAGATGATTAAAGCTGGTGGTGGTACAAGCTGTGGTTGTGCTGTGGAAGCAATGCGTTTGAGAAAGCAAGTTGTCGAACAGTTCATCATGGTGACTGACGAAGGTGAAAACTCAGCACCTTATTTTGCAGAAGCTTACAGCAAGTACAGTAAAGATTTAGGTGTTACACCCGAAGTAATTATTGTCAGAGTTGGTTACGCAAGCAATTGGGTAGAAGCCCAATTAAAGCAGAAGCAAGTACAGGTAGATACCTTTACTTTCAACGGTGATTACTACTCTTTACCTAACCTGGTTCCATTGTTGTCTCGTCCGTCAAGATTGGAATTGTTGATGGAAATTATGGAGACTGCTTTACCTATTCGGGATGATAAGTAA
- the rplL gene encoding 50S ribosomal protein L7/L12 has translation MSVQVLEIVEQLKSLSLVETTELVKQIEDTFNIDASRYQIKVPVVTDQITDEKEVESQQTEFDVVLEEVPSNKKIAILKLIRGITGLGLKEAKDFVDSVPQTVKTGIAIAEAEDIKQQLEAVEAKVSLK, from the coding sequence ATGTCTGTTCAAGTTTTAGAAATTGTAGAACAATTAAAATCATTGAGTTTAGTTGAAACAACTGAGTTAGTTAAACAAATTGAAGATACTTTTAATATCGATGCTTCTCGATATCAAATTAAAGTACCTGTTGTAACTGATCAGATTACAGATGAGAAAGAAGTTGAAAGTCAGCAAACAGAATTTGATGTAGTCTTAGAAGAAGTTCCCTCTAATAAAAAGATTGCAATTCTGAAATTGATACGAGGGATAACAGGTTTAGGTTTGAAAGAAGCAAAAGACTTTGTTGATTCAGTTCCTCAAACTGTTAAAACCGGAATTGCAATTGCGGAAGCTGAAGATATTAAACAACAATTGGAAGCTGTGGAAGCGAAAGTTTCTCTAAAGTAA